From the genome of Nocardia sp. NBC_01503, one region includes:
- a CDS encoding GAF domain-containing protein, translating to MVSNLAGGSSPQHGAEPGTQLGALEAYAAQAHGYLSVGGEQLGQLPGLLRPMVLESWLRSVRGGVDPMDDNDGRGLRGADLERYRDAHPIAAVMPLVDKLLLRDATSTGLIVVVADQFGRVLSVHGNTDRVQAAADAGLREGNDLSERRVGTNAVGLVVRTGRAAWIHGPEHFLHRMHQITGAAAPVHDPDGRLVGVLMIAGGVRVARPEILALVKAAATAAEMDLLLAAVRSGHDRRSGADAPMPERLGLEVLGLGQPQLTVAGERVPLSQRHAEILLLLAEHPEGLSADHLALLLDDADLDNATIRAAMSRLRSVVGPNVFGSRPYRLRVPIATDVEALRAALDSGDVDAAVRLYAGPALPRSNAPGVIDIRDELRVRLRTAVLRSGEAAVLSKWTSGAEGRDDAAAWAAYRSTVDRDSPLYSQIEAKIRVLDRRMGADATQMQRFDS from the coding sequence TCGCAGGTGGGAGCAGTCCGCAGCACGGTGCCGAACCGGGCACTCAGTTGGGTGCGCTCGAGGCCTATGCCGCGCAAGCCCACGGATATCTCAGTGTGGGCGGCGAACAGTTGGGTCAGCTGCCTGGTTTGTTGCGACCGATGGTGCTCGAGTCGTGGCTGCGCAGTGTGCGCGGCGGCGTCGATCCCATGGACGACAACGACGGCCGCGGACTGCGCGGCGCTGATCTCGAACGCTATCGAGACGCCCATCCGATCGCCGCTGTCATGCCGCTGGTCGACAAGTTGCTGCTGCGCGATGCCACCAGCACGGGGCTGATCGTGGTGGTGGCCGATCAGTTCGGTCGGGTGTTGTCGGTGCACGGCAATACCGATCGGGTGCAGGCCGCGGCCGACGCCGGTCTGCGTGAGGGCAATGATCTGAGCGAGCGCCGGGTCGGCACCAATGCGGTGGGCCTGGTGGTGCGGACCGGCCGGGCGGCCTGGATTCACGGGCCGGAGCATTTCCTGCATCGTATGCATCAGATCACCGGAGCGGCTGCGCCCGTTCATGATCCGGATGGCCGTCTGGTGGGTGTGCTGATGATCGCGGGCGGGGTGCGGGTCGCGCGCCCGGAGATTCTGGCGCTGGTCAAGGCGGCGGCGACGGCGGCGGAGATGGATCTGCTGCTGGCGGCGGTGCGTTCGGGCCATGATCGCCGATCCGGTGCCGACGCGCCGATGCCCGAACGGCTGGGTCTGGAGGTGCTGGGTCTGGGCCAGCCGCAGTTGACGGTGGCGGGTGAGCGAGTTCCATTGTCGCAGCGCCATGCCGAGATCCTGCTGCTGTTGGCCGAGCATCCCGAGGGCCTGTCCGCCGATCACCTGGCTCTGCTGCTCGATGACGCCGATCTGGACAACGCCACCATTCGCGCCGCCATGTCGCGGTTGCGGTCGGTGGTCGGTCCGAATGTGTTCGGTTCGCGCCCTTACCGTTTGCGGGTTCCGATCGCCACGGATGTGGAGGCGCTGCGGGCCGCGCTGGATTCCGGGGATGTGGATGCGGCGGTGCGCCTGTACGCGGGTCCGGCACTGCCGCGTTCGAATGCGCCGGGAGTTATAGACATTCGCGATGAATTGCGGGTGCGCCTGCGCACCGCTGTGTTGCGTTCCGGTGAAGCCGCCGTCCTGAGCAAGTGGACCTCGGGTGCGGAAGGTCGTGACGATGCGGCCGCCTGGGCGGCGTATCGCTCGACGGTGGACCGTGATTCACCGCTGTATTCGCAGATCGAGGCGAAGATCCGGGTGCTGGATCGGCGGATGGGCGCCGATGCAACGCAGATGCAACGTTTCGACTCATAG